From a region of the Dunckerocampus dactyliophorus isolate RoL2022-P2 chromosome 20, RoL_Ddac_1.1, whole genome shotgun sequence genome:
- the LOC129172974 gene encoding uncharacterized protein LOC129172974, whose translation MACGIHLGFLLICLVQAEHVRCLWTPQKAERQRDNAYVGYLQQRLTPRLGGSNPQNEFRQALSGPASAQSSNRNKGLAMNVYEKLAQESAQNGYGSVKVVRVRPVSRQSAPLVPKKSPELDPSASIASAGTLKQHESQQANKKSWAPQQGTRRMSLLPKKYVTAQSPAAKPQQEKRYQPVARKQQSSLFVSGYGSREYVSNMQTSATGVASTSNSAGSSQQGKVFPSYSQSSHKHYVPLGYRRNSQQSAPTDVLRIPQRFGGHPIKRLKTPETQVLNEKTQKASLQKKLSYRLPARKGQIMSEME comes from the exons ATGGCTTGTGGGATTCATTTGGG GTTCTTGCTGATTTGTTTAGTTCAAGCAGAGCATGTACGCTGTTTGTGGACCCCTCAAAAAG CTGAGAGACAAAGAGACAACGCATATGTTGGCTACTTGCAACAACGCCTAACACCAAGACTTGGTGGCAGCAATCCCCAGAATGAATTCAGACAAGCTTTGAGTGGTCCAGCCTCAGCCCAAAGCAGCAACCGCAACAAAGGACTGGCCATGAATGTCTATGAAAAACTAGCCCAAGAGTCTGCCCAAAATGGATACGGTTCAGTCAAGGTGGTGCGTGTCCGCCCTGTGTCCAGACAAAGTGCTCCCCTGGTGCCCAAAAAGTCCCCAGAGCTGGACCCCTCTGCTTCCATTGCAAGCGCTGGCACTTTAAAGCAGCACGAGAGCCAACAGGCCAACAAGAAGAGTTGGGCCCCTCAGCAGGGTACACGCCGCATGAGCCTTCTGCCCAAAAAATACGTTACAGCTCAAAGTCCTGCGGCAAAGCCGCAGCAAGAAAAGCGCTACCAGCCTGTGGCTCGCAAGCAGCAAAGCAGCCTCTTTGTGTCAGGTTACGGCTCACGAGAGTACGTTTCTAACATGCAGACGTCAGCCACAGGTGTTGCATCCACCTCTAATTCCGCAGGAAGCTCTCAGCAGGGCAAAGTATTCCCAAGCTATAGCCAGTCTTCCCACAAGCACTACGTCCCACTCGGCTACAGACGGAACTCCCAGCAGTCCGCGCCCACCGATGTGCTCCGCATCCCTCAGCGCTTTGGTGGGCACCCAATCAAGCGGCTGAAAACTCCTGAGACCCAGGTGTTGAATGAGAAGACCCAAAAAGCTTCCCTGCAGAAGAAACTCTCTTACAGACTGCCTGCCCGCAAGGGTCAAATCATGTCAGAGATG GAGTGA